One part of the Prunus persica cultivar Lovell chromosome G5, Prunus_persica_NCBIv2, whole genome shotgun sequence genome encodes these proteins:
- the LOC18777820 gene encoding diacylglycerol kinase theta yields the protein MKQTMISNKPLRKTRTFLLKRSESMQQPTEFVPRKSPVVEFPTSPQLIFGEEMLHFGHPQHPLSQVNLPDLFTCAGCKEYGAGKRFVCQQCDFQLHDFCALAPPALNSHPFHFQHQLVLYSKSVKGGIAQSKCDICHKPAKGYAFRCSTCSFQMHPCCAMLSSEINLQTHPHTLRLLPATSSSNGDPNSSSSFVCGECRRKRSGRVYHCTVCNYHVHAVCAKDMINGLHDNGHKGREKPSVFGTAARLASQVVIEFIGGLIEGLGEGVAEVFVDNIARSGRANGRSNNN from the exons atgaaacaaaccaTGATAAGCAATAAACCGTTGAGGAAGACAAGAACTTTTCTCCTTAAGAGGTCAGAATCAATGCAGCAACCCACAGAATTTGTCCCTAGAAAGTCTCCTGTGGTCGAATTCCCCACCTCTCCTCAACTGATATTTGGGGAGGAGATGCTTCACTTCGGTCACCCACAGCATCCTCTGTCCCAAGTTAACCTACCTGACCTTTTCACCTGTGCTGGCTGCAAAGAGTATGGTGCAGGCAAGAGGTTCGTCTGCCAGCAATGTGACTTTCAGCTACATGATTTTTGTGCCTTGGCTCCTCCTGCTCTAAATAGCCACCCCTTTCACTTCCAACACCAACTTGTTTTGTATTCTAAATCAG tCAAAGGAGGAATTGCACAATCGAAGTGTGATATTTGCCACAAGCCCGCCAAAGGCTATGCTTTCAGATGCAGCACATGTAGCTTCCAGATGCATCCTTGCTGTGCTATGCTGTCTTCAGAAATCAACTTGCAAACCCATCCTCATACCCTCAGGCTTTTGCCAGCAACGTCATCATCAAACGGGGACCCTAATAGTAGCAGTAGTTTTGTTTGTGGAGAATGCAGAAGGAAGAGGTCAGGGAGAGTGTACCACTGCACCGTCTGCAATTACCATGTTCATGCAGTTTGTGCTAAGGACATGATCAATGGGCTTCATGACAACGGCCACAAAGGCCGAGAGAAGCCGAGTGTGTTCGGGACTGCTGCTCGCCTTGCATCCCAAGTCGTCATTGAATTCATCGGCGGCCTCATTGAGGGGCTTGGGGAAGGAGTTGCTGAAGTCTTTGTTGACAATATTGCCAGATCAGGAAGAGCCAATGGCAGATCCAACAACAACTGA
- the LOC18778077 gene encoding squamosa promoter-binding-like protein 14: MEDVGGQVAAPIFIHQTLSGRFCDVPAMARKRDLPYQGSNYQHPHSQQPRFTTAGNNWNPNVWDWDNVRFVAKPLDAEMLHLGSSRTEQGKKEEASGAVKNTAEDEDDESLQLNLAGGLTSVEEPMPRPNKRVRSGSPGNGSYPMCQVDNCKEDLSNAKDYHRRHKVCEIHSKATKAPVAKQMQRFCQQCSRFHPLSEFDEGKRSCRRRLAGHNRRRRKTQPEDVTSRLTLPGDGDTKSIGNLDIVNLLAAIARPQGKNDVRNINCSSVLDREQLLQILSKINSLPLPADLAAKLPNLGSLNRKAVELLALDLQNKLNGRTSASTVDLLTVLSATLAASSPEALAMLSQKSSQSSDSEKTKLTCSDQAAGPNLHKIPTQEFNSAGGERSSTSYQSPMEDSDCQVQETRVNLPLQLFSSSPENDSPPKLASSRKYFSSDSSNPTEDRSPSSSPPVVQTLFPMKSMAETVKSEKLSISKEVNANPDSSRTRGCNMPFDLFRGSNRGADASSIQSFPHQAGYTSSGSDHSPSSLNSDPQDRTGRILFKLFDKDPSHLPGSLRAQIYNWLSNSPSEMESYIRPGCVVLSVYVSMSSAAWEQFEGNLGQRVSSLVQSSDSDFWRSGRFLVHTGRQLASHKDGKIRICKAWRSCSSPELISVSPLAVVGGQETSLVLRGRNLTNLGTRIHCTYLGGYTSKEATGSTYHGTMYDEINLGSFQVHDASPGVLGRCFIEVENGFKGNGFPVIIADATICRELRLLESVFDAEAKACDVISEDENRDYGRPTSREEVLHFLNELGWLFQRKRICSMLQEPRCSLSRFKFLLTFTVEKDCCVLVKTLLDILFERNLDGDGLSGESLGMLSDIQLLNRAVKRRCRKMVDLLVNYSVISSDKRYIFPPNLAGPGGMTPLHLAACMSNTDDMIDALTNDPQEIGLNCWNSLLDANGQSPYAYSLMRNNYSYNKLVARKLADRRNSQVTVTIGNEIEQPQMTMELEHRTSTRFRQGSGSCAKCAMAASKYRRRVPGAQGLLQRPFIHSMLAIAAVCVCVCLFLRGSPDIGLVAPFKWENLDFGTI, from the exons ATGGAAGACGTTGGTGGCCAAGTTGCTGCCCcaattttcattcatcaaaCGCTCTCGGGCCGGTTCTGCGATGTGCCGGCTATGGCGAGGAAGCGCGATCTCCCTTACCAGGGCTCCAATTATCAACACCCTCACTCGCAGCAGCCGCGCTTCACAACCGCAGGGAACAACTGGAATCCTAACGTATGGGACTGGGACAACGTTAGATTCGTTGCCAAGCCACTGGACGCTGAGATGCTGCATCTGGGTAGTTCCAGAACAGAGCAggggaagaaagaggaagctTCTGGGGCTGTGAAGAACACTgcggaagatgaagatgatgaaagcCTTCAATTAAATCTCGCCGGGGGCTTGACCTCTGTGGAGGAGCCCATGCCCCGGCCCAACAAAAGGGTCCGCTCTGGATCTCCAGGGAATGGCAGCTATCCTATGTGCCAAGTTGATAACTGTAAGGAAGATCTGTCGAATGCCAAGGACTACCATCGCCGGCATAAAGTTTGTGAGATTCACAGTAAAGCCACCAAAGCCCCTGTTGCCAAGCAGATGCAGAGGTTCTGCCAGCAGTGCAGCAG GTTTCACCCCCTTTCAGAGTTTGATGAGGGGAAGAGAAGTTGTAGACGGAGACTTGCTGGGCATAACCGGCGAAGAAGGAAAACCCAACCAGAGGATGTTACCTCACGGCTCACTCTCCCTGGAGACGGGGATACCAAAAGCATTGGAAATTTGGATATAGTCAACTTGCTAGCTGCTATAGCTCGTCCACAAG ggaaaaatgATGTCAGAAATATCAACTGCTCATCAGTACTGGACAGAGAGCAGCTCCTTCAGATTCTTAGTAAGATAAATTCATTACCTTTGCCAGCAGACCTTGCTGCAAAGTTGCCTAATCTCGGAAGTTTAAATAGGAAAGCTGTGGAACTACTTGCTTTAGATCttcaaaacaaattgaatGGAAGAACATCTGCATCAACTGTTGACTTGCTTACTGTACTATCAGCTACTCTAGCAGCTTCTTCTCCTGAAGCTCTCGCAATGTTATCTCAAAAGAGCAGCCAGAGCAGTGACAGTGAGAAAACTAAGTTGACCTGCTCTGACCAGGCAGCTGGTCCCAATTTGCACAAGATACCTACACAGGAGTTTAATTCCGCTGGGGGAGAGAGAAGTAGTACTAGTTACCAGTCTCCCATGGAGGATTCAGACTGCCAGGTTCAAGAAACTCGCGTTAATTTACCTTTACAGCTATTTAGCTCTTCACCTGAGAATGATAGCCCGCCAAAACTGGCTTCTTCTAGAAAGTATTTCTCTTCTGACAGTAGTAATCCGACCGAGGATAGGTCTCCTTCATCTTCCCCTCCTGTAGTGCAAACTCTGTTTCCAATGAAGAGTATGGCTGAAACTGTGAAGTCTGAGAAATTGTCAATAAGCAAAGAGGTTAATGCAAACCCTGACTCTAGCAGGACTCGTGGCTGTAACATGCCTTTTGATCTTTTTAGAGGGTCAAATAGAGGCGCTGATGCTAGCTCCATTCAAAGTTTTCCGCATCAAGCTGGTTATACTTCTTCTGGTTCAGATCATTCACCTTCTAGCTTGAATTCTGATCCTCAG GATCGCACTGGAAGAATATTATTTAAACTATTTGATAAGGATCCAAGCCATTTACCAGGGTCATTGCGAGCACAG ATATACAATTGGCTTTCCAACAGTCCATCTGAAATGGAGAGCTACATAAGGCCTGGTTGTGTGGTTCTATCAGTTTATGTGTCAATGTCGTCTGCTGCCTGGGAGCAA TTTGAAGGAAACCTGGGTCAGCGTGTCAGTTCTTtggttcaaagttcagatTCTGATTTTTGGAGAAGTGGGAGGTTTTTAGTTCATACAGGCAGGCAATTAGCATCACACAAAGATG GAAAGATTCGTATATGCAAAGCCTGGAGATCATGTAGTTCCCCAGAGTTGATCTCTGTGTCCCCTTTGGCTGTTGTGGGTGGGCAAGAAACCTCTCTTGTATTAAGGGGCAGAAATCTGACTAATCTTGGCACCAG GATTCATTGCACATATCTGGGTGGTTACACATCAAAGGAGGCTACGGGATCAACATATCATGGAACAATGTATGATGAGATAAACTTGGGCAGTTTCCAAGTTCATGATGCATCTCCTGGTGTTCTAGGTCGCTGTTTCATAGAG GTGGAAAATGGTTTTAAGGGCAACGGCTTTCCGGTGATAATAGCTGATGCTACAATCTGTAGAGAATTGAGACTCCTTGAGTCGGTCTTTGATGCAGAAGCAAAAGCATGTGATGTAATTTCAGAAGATGAAAATCGTGATTATGGACGGCCCACGTCAAGGGAGGAAGTCCTCCACTTCTTGAATGAGCTTGGGTGGCTCTTTCAACGCAAAAGGATCTGTTCAATGCTTCAAGAGCCCCGTTGTTCACTCAGCCGTTTCAAATTCTTACTGACATTCACTGTTGAGAAAGACTGTTGTGTGTTGGTCAAAACTCTTCTAGACATACTGTTTGAAAGAAATTTAGATGGTGATGGGCTGTCGGGAGAGTCATTGGGGATGCTGTCAGACATCCAGCTTTTGAACCGGGCAGTAAAAAGGAGGTGTAGGAAGATGGTTGACTTGCTTGTTAATTATTCTGTAATTAGCAGTGACAAGAGATATATTTTTCCACCCAATCTTGCTGGACCTGGTGGCATGACACCTCTTCATTTGGCTGCTTGTATGTCGAATACGGATGACATGATTGATGCTTTGACAAATGACCCGCAGGag ATTGGATTGAACTGCTGGAATTCCCTTTTGGATGCTAATGGGCAGTCTCCATATGCTTATTCTCTGATGAGGAATAACTACTCGTATAACAAGTTGGTGGCTCGTAAACTTGCTGACAGAAGAAATAGTCAGGTTACTGTGACAATTGGAAATGAGATAGAGCAACCTCAGATGACTATGGAGCTGGAGCATAGGACAAGTACGCGATTCAGACAAGGTAGTGGATCATGTGCCAAGTGTGCAATGGCAGCATCAAAATACAGGAGGAGGGTTCCAGGTGCTCAGGGCTTGCTTCAGCGCCCCTTCATTCATTCTATGCTTGCCATAGCTGCTGTTTGTGTATGTGTCTGCCTGTTCTTGAGAGGCTCCCCAGACATTGGTTTAGTTGCTCCTTTCAAGTGGGAGAATTTGGATTTCGGCACAATTTAA